Proteins encoded in a region of the bacterium genome:
- a CDS encoding TetR/AcrR family transcriptional regulator: protein MGAIPKHVASDLNGPFSLKTLDSRRRRKRATGRGARPASNVVSTRDQILAAAYRTLIDVGYNQISMRKIADEAGVNQSLLHYYYGSKENLMLEVLGYVNEQLLARQRKMYQEVRSFEAIWAQALEYFKEDVQSGYVRALWELRAQGLSNARIQKRLLEMIGHWRSLVADLAKNALVEYGIETKIRPEVFGRLLGDVYWGAEAEILAGEDPHTHIEAIRLMGNLFRWIAGGQPRRTREAAAGGS, encoded by the coding sequence GTGGGCGCCATTCCCAAACACGTAGCGTCGGACCTGAACGGGCCGTTCTCGCTGAAGACGCTGGACTCGAGACGCCGCAGGAAACGCGCCACGGGTCGCGGCGCCAGGCCCGCCTCCAACGTCGTCTCGACCAGAGACCAGATCCTCGCCGCCGCCTATCGGACCCTCATCGACGTCGGGTACAATCAGATCTCCATGCGCAAGATCGCCGATGAAGCCGGCGTCAACCAGAGCCTCCTGCACTATTACTACGGCAGCAAGGAAAACCTGATGCTCGAGGTGTTGGGCTACGTCAACGAGCAGCTCTTAGCCCGCCAGCGCAAGATGTATCAGGAAGTGCGGTCCTTCGAAGCGATCTGGGCCCAGGCACTCGAATACTTCAAGGAAGATGTGCAGTCGGGGTATGTGCGTGCGCTGTGGGAACTGCGGGCGCAGGGACTGAGCAACGCGCGCATCCAGAAGCGCCTCTTGGAGATGATCGGCCATTGGCGAAGCCTCGTCGCCGATCTGGCGAAGAACGCGCTCGTAGAGTACGGCATCGAGACGAAGATCCGCCCCGAGGTGTTTGGGCGGTTGCTCGGGGACGTCTACTGGGGGGCCGAGGCGGAGATCCTGGCCGGCGAGGACCCGCACACGCACATCGAGGCGATACGCCTGATGGGCAATCTGTTCCGCTGGATCGCCGGGGGCCAACCGAGGAGAACCCGTGAGGCCGCCGCAGGCGGTTCTTGA
- a CDS encoding DUF2182 domain-containing protein → MIGLMRTPDDARWYRVSIVMLVVLAWAVLATWGASPFAGLLSHQGIGGGNISPPILGLAVFVLGWTLMTIAMMLPSSLPLVNLFRALIAARPDRNALVLRLVLGYLGVWVLFGAVAYRMDALVHAAVGQSPDLAARSAWIAAAILIVAGVYQFTPLKHMCLDKCRSPYSFLVEHWRGRHPGADALRLGARHGLFCLGCCWTLMLLMFAIGGANLAWMLLLGAIMAAERTTRWGRYLTKPLGAALVLWAVFHLAGWAPFPNT, encoded by the coding sequence ATGATCGGGCTGATGCGCACCCCGGATGATGCCCGATGGTACCGCGTGTCGATCGTGATGCTGGTGGTCCTGGCGTGGGCGGTGCTGGCGACGTGGGGTGCCTCGCCGTTCGCAGGCCTGCTCAGCCATCAGGGGATCGGGGGGGGGAACATTTCCCCCCCGATTCTCGGGCTGGCGGTGTTCGTCCTCGGTTGGACGCTCATGACGATCGCGATGATGCTGCCGAGCAGCCTGCCGCTGGTGAACCTCTTCCGGGCGCTGATCGCCGCACGTCCTGACCGGAACGCGCTGGTGCTGCGGCTCGTGCTCGGCTACCTAGGCGTCTGGGTACTCTTTGGTGCGGTGGCCTACAGGATGGACGCCCTTGTGCATGCGGCGGTTGGTCAGAGCCCGGACCTGGCTGCCCGGTCGGCATGGATAGCGGCCGCCATTCTCATCGTCGCCGGAGTGTACCAGTTTACGCCGTTGAAGCACATGTGCCTGGACAAGTGCCGGTCCCCCTACTCGTTCCTGGTTGAGCACTGGCGGGGCCGGCACCCGGGAGCCGACGCCCTGCGCCTCGGGGCGCGTCACGGCCTGTTCTGCCTCGGCTGCTGCTGGACCCTGATGCTGCTGATGTTTGCGATCGGGGGGGCCAACCTCGCCTGGATGTTGCTCCTAGGCGCGATCATGGCCGCGGAACGCACCACCCGCTGGGGGCGATATCTCACGAAGCCGCTCGGCGCGGCGTTGGTGCTGTGGGCCGTATTCCACCTGGCGGGGTGGGCGCCATTCCCAAACACGTAG
- a CDS encoding DUF1326 domain-containing protein: MGYAVEGRLLEACSCGGPCPCWVGDDPDGGTCDAFLAYHYDKGHINDIDVGGLTLGLVCRIPGNVLAGNWKVAAYVDSKASPKQKDAILAMHTGKLGGPLADLAKLVGEVVGVHDAPIQFNLIEGKGTISIGDVVSAEMQPYTDSQGRPTKLVDSIFSTIPGSPAYVGKAASHRVNIPEHKMTWQFTGRNAVLGNFRLEG; this comes from the coding sequence ATGGGATACGCCGTTGAAGGACGGCTCCTCGAGGCATGTTCATGTGGGGGGCCGTGCCCGTGCTGGGTGGGCGACGACCCGGACGGTGGGACCTGCGATGCGTTCCTCGCGTATCACTACGATAAGGGGCACATCAACGATATCGACGTCGGTGGCCTGACGCTCGGCCTCGTGTGTCGCATCCCCGGGAACGTGCTCGCCGGTAACTGGAAGGTCGCTGCGTACGTCGACAGCAAGGCGTCACCCAAGCAGAAGGACGCGATTCTGGCCATGCATACAGGGAAGCTCGGCGGGCCGCTCGCCGACCTGGCCAAACTCGTCGGCGAAGTCGTAGGCGTCCACGATGCGCCGATTCAGTTCAACCTTATCGAAGGCAAGGGCACGATCAGTATCGGGGATGTGGTGTCTGCAGAGATGCAGCCCTACACGGATAGCCAGGGCCGGCCGACGAAGCTCGTGGACAGCATCTTCAGCACAATCCCAGGGTCTCCGGCCTACGTTGGAAAAGCCGCGTCACATCGGGTGAACATCCCCGAGCACAAGATGACCTGGCAGTTCACCGGGCGGAACGCCGTCCTCGGCAACTTTCGGCTCGAAGGCTAA
- a CDS encoding FAD-binding oxidoreductase gives MAVVAIREANALKAQLRGEMIQPGDGDYNEARKLYNAMIDKKPSAIARCVDVADVMACVNHARSNGILLAVRGGGHNGPGLGSCDGGLVIELSRMRGVRVDPAAKTAQVAGGCVWGDVDHATHPFGMAAPSGIISTTGVGGLTLGGGIGHLSRKCGLSIDNLLSVDMVLADGSYVTANDKQNQDLFWAVRGGGGNFGVVTSFTFRLHPVSTVMAGPIFYAAEDAPAVMKAYEQFITTAPEEINGFFAFLVVPPVDLFPAPLHMRTVCGVIWCSTASQERTAELLKPAESWAKPLLVGVGPVPFPALQSLFDGLYTPGLQWYWKADFVDHLTDESIALHVKHGSNLPSMFSTMHLYPINGAVHRVGSGDTAFSYRKTKWAEVIVGVDPDPVNKDKITNWARSYWDAVHPFSAPGAYVNFMMEEGTARVEATYGANYARLQAIKAKYDPGNLFRVNQNIAPKA, from the coding sequence ATGGCGGTAGTTGCCATCAGGGAAGCGAACGCGTTGAAGGCCCAGTTGCGCGGCGAGATGATTCAACCGGGCGATGGGGATTATAATGAGGCCCGAAAACTGTATAACGCGATGATCGACAAGAAGCCGTCCGCGATCGCTCGGTGCGTCGATGTCGCCGACGTGATGGCGTGCGTGAACCACGCGCGCTCAAACGGGATTCTGCTGGCGGTGCGCGGCGGCGGGCATAACGGTCCGGGCCTGGGGAGTTGCGACGGCGGCCTGGTGATCGAGCTGTCACGAATGCGGGGCGTACGGGTGGACCCGGCCGCCAAAACGGCGCAAGTGGCGGGTGGATGCGTGTGGGGCGACGTGGACCATGCGACGCATCCCTTTGGAATGGCGGCACCGAGCGGCATCATTTCGACTACCGGCGTGGGAGGCTTGACTCTGGGCGGCGGGATTGGCCACCTGTCGCGGAAATGCGGGTTGAGCATCGACAATTTGTTGTCTGTGGACATGGTCCTCGCGGACGGGAGCTATGTCACAGCCAATGACAAGCAGAACCAGGACCTGTTTTGGGCGGTCCGCGGCGGCGGCGGCAACTTTGGAGTGGTGACGTCGTTCACCTTCCGCCTGCATCCGGTGAGCACGGTGATGGCGGGGCCGATTTTCTACGCTGCGGAAGACGCGCCTGCCGTGATGAAGGCGTACGAGCAGTTCATCACCACTGCGCCGGAAGAGATCAACGGGTTCTTTGCGTTTCTGGTAGTCCCGCCGGTGGACCTGTTCCCTGCGCCGCTGCATATGAGGACCGTCTGCGGAGTGATTTGGTGCTCGACGGCGAGCCAGGAGCGGACGGCGGAATTGCTCAAGCCGGCGGAAAGTTGGGCCAAGCCGCTGCTGGTAGGGGTCGGTCCGGTTCCGTTCCCGGCGTTGCAAAGTCTGTTCGACGGGCTGTACACTCCAGGACTGCAGTGGTATTGGAAGGCCGACTTCGTTGACCATCTCACGGACGAATCCATCGCGCTGCACGTAAAGCATGGTTCCAACCTGCCTTCGATGTTCTCGACGATGCATTTGTATCCAATCAATGGAGCGGTGCACCGGGTGGGGAGCGGCGATACAGCGTTCAGTTACCGGAAGACGAAGTGGGCGGAGGTGATCGTCGGCGTGGATCCGGATCCGGTGAACAAGGACAAGATCACGAATTGGGCCCGGAGCTACTGGGACGCGGTGCACCCCTTTTCGGCGCCTGGGGCATATGTCAACTTCATGATGGAAGAAGGAACGGCGCGAGTGGAAGCGACGTACGGTGCCAACTATGCCAGGCTGCAGGCGATTAAGGCTAAGTATGACCCGGGGAATCTGTTCCGGGTGAATCAGAATATTGCGCCGAAGGCATAG
- a CDS encoding cupin domain-containing protein — protein sequence MPKTSIWVLVLAVGIAIGALGSQVLSAPQQEFTRNVLLKTVATGAQTSDGAPLDIYVIDETLIPGGQIPRHYHPGNQTFVVTQGTGVFQEDGKPSVELKPGTVVHMDPKKVHSARNTGTVPIKFMDFGLFEAGQPPSIPVK from the coding sequence ATGCCAAAGACCTCGATTTGGGTGCTGGTCCTGGCAGTGGGAATCGCAATAGGCGCCCTCGGGAGCCAAGTCCTCAGTGCTCCGCAACAAGAGTTTACACGCAACGTGCTTCTCAAAACGGTCGCGACAGGAGCACAGACGTCGGACGGCGCTCCATTGGATATCTATGTTATCGATGAGACACTCATACCTGGAGGACAAATACCAAGACATTATCACCCCGGGAACCAGACCTTCGTTGTCACACAAGGTACTGGGGTATTTCAGGAAGACGGGAAACCATCGGTGGAGCTAAAGCCGGGAACGGTTGTGCACATGGACCCGAAGAAGGTGCACAGTGCAAGAAACACTGGTACCGTTCCCATCAAATTCATGGACTTTGGACTTTTCGAGGCCGGCCAACCTCCCAGCATTCCTGTGAAATAA
- a CDS encoding tyrosine-type recombinase/integrase, producing the protein MPGRRHLRSPVPSTHPLLLEWWTDLEGDDHGLNTRLAYVRDLKDFGEYVEGNLEEATSEDLLRFTRRMTEAGLSVATRARRITSLRQFYEWLRRRQGRPYSVAQDLHPPRRPHRVHRWWTEDQVAQFRTAFHGGSPRVIRDRAMAELGLMGLRVSEVIRLDIERVVHLSDPERASLVVLRKGNKEQVLPITADAREALLAWLAVRPPAPTIALFFRLPHQPRRARLHYASVEKIFKRYATAAGVPIPEGIAFHHLRHTAGQQMATVGLGIEEAQRLLGHANPATTQVYYEVTDERLRNAARRLHYRGRTAKTPPPHPRRPARMV; encoded by the coding sequence ATGCCAGGACGGCGGCATCTGCGCTCGCCGGTTCCTTCGACCCACCCCCTCCTTCTTGAGTGGTGGACCGACCTCGAGGGCGACGACCACGGGCTCAACACCCGTCTTGCCTATGTCCGGGATCTCAAAGACTTCGGCGAGTACGTCGAGGGGAATCTCGAAGAGGCCACATCTGAGGATCTCCTGAGATTCACCCGCCGGATGACCGAGGCCGGTCTCTCCGTTGCCACCCGCGCCCGCCGCATCACCTCCCTCCGTCAGTTCTATGAATGGCTGCGGCGGCGTCAGGGGCGACCGTACTCGGTCGCGCAGGACCTCCATCCTCCCCGCCGTCCCCACCGGGTGCACCGGTGGTGGACCGAAGATCAAGTGGCACAGTTCCGCACGGCGTTTCACGGGGGATCCCCGCGGGTCATCCGGGATCGCGCGATGGCCGAACTGGGGCTGATGGGCCTTCGGGTCAGTGAGGTGATCCGGCTCGATATCGAGCGCGTCGTGCACCTCTCCGATCCCGAGCGGGCGTCGCTGGTTGTGCTGCGCAAGGGGAACAAGGAGCAGGTGCTTCCGATTACCGCCGACGCCCGAGAAGCCCTGCTGGCCTGGCTGGCCGTACGTCCTCCCGCCCCCACGATCGCCCTGTTCTTCCGGCTGCCCCACCAACCCCGGCGGGCGCGGCTCCACTACGCGAGCGTCGAGAAGATCTTCAAGCGATATGCCACGGCGGCCGGCGTGCCGATCCCGGAAGGGATTGCGTTTCATCATCTCCGCCATACCGCGGGGCAGCAGATGGCCACCGTGGGGCTGGGCATCGAAGAAGCGCAGCGCCTCCTGGGACACGCCAATCCGGCGACCACCCAAGTCTACTACGAAGTGACTGACGAACGGCTGCGGAACGCGGCGCGGCGGCTCCACTATCGTGGGAGGACGGCAAAGACACCACCCCCCCACCCGCGGCGCCCCGCCCGGATGGTGTGA
- a CDS encoding aspartate aminotransferase family protein has protein sequence MAVKKIDTLDMLVREDQEHLIHPLHHPLDHQHPLVMVEGRGAMLKDIEGREYIDGLSCLWNVNIGHGRAELAQAAAEQMARLAFVSSYAGTTNIPAIRLAERLVGIAYPDTSGVYLTTGGAESNESAFKMARYFWKVQGRPTKVKIFSRMHAYHGLTLGAMSATGMAAFHKMFGPLAPEFMQVSAPYAYRWPTAGDVGVEAADALEQAILREGPDTVAAFIAEPIMGAGGVIVPPPTYFPRVRDICNRHNVLLIADEVITGFGRTGRWFALGHWNVQPDLVSFAKGVTSAYLPLGGVLAAKRVHDVLQQAPPDKKFMHAATYSGHPTCCAVALRNLDILEKEGLVERAGPMGRRLLTSLEALRDLPAVGDVRGFGMMCAVELVADKKTKAPALGLGARVLQEARSRGLLARLRVGSADPPIGDTVCLAPPLMTPPETLDKIGEILRAAVIAATR, from the coding sequence ATGGCGGTCAAAAAGATCGATACGCTCGACATGCTCGTCCGCGAGGACCAGGAACACCTGATTCATCCGCTCCACCATCCCCTCGACCACCAGCACCCGTTGGTGATGGTGGAGGGCCGCGGAGCGATGCTCAAGGACATCGAGGGGCGCGAGTACATCGACGGGCTCTCGTGTCTCTGGAACGTCAACATCGGGCACGGCCGGGCCGAGCTGGCGCAGGCCGCGGCCGAGCAGATGGCCCGGCTGGCGTTTGTCAGCAGCTACGCCGGGACGACAAATATTCCGGCGATTCGCCTCGCCGAGCGCCTCGTCGGGATTGCCTACCCGGACACCTCCGGGGTGTATCTGACGACCGGCGGGGCCGAATCGAACGAATCCGCGTTCAAGATGGCCCGCTACTTTTGGAAGGTCCAGGGCCGTCCTACGAAAGTGAAGATCTTCTCGCGCATGCACGCGTACCACGGGCTCACGCTGGGTGCGATGAGCGCCACCGGGATGGCGGCGTTCCACAAGATGTTTGGCCCACTCGCCCCCGAGTTCATGCAGGTCTCCGCGCCCTACGCGTACCGCTGGCCGACGGCCGGCGATGTCGGCGTGGAGGCGGCGGACGCGCTTGAACAGGCGATCCTCCGGGAGGGCCCGGACACCGTTGCCGCGTTCATTGCCGAGCCGATCATGGGCGCGGGTGGAGTGATCGTCCCTCCCCCCACGTATTTCCCGCGGGTCCGGGACATTTGCAACCGGCACAATGTGCTGCTGATCGCCGACGAGGTGATCACGGGGTTTGGCCGGACGGGCCGCTGGTTCGCGCTCGGGCACTGGAACGTTCAGCCAGACCTCGTCTCGTTTGCGAAGGGGGTGACGAGCGCCTACCTGCCGTTGGGGGGCGTGCTGGCCGCAAAGCGGGTCCACGATGTGTTGCAGCAGGCGCCGCCGGATAAGAAGTTCATGCACGCGGCGACCTACTCCGGGCACCCCACCTGTTGCGCGGTGGCGCTGCGGAATCTCGACATCCTCGAAAAGGAAGGGCTGGTCGAGCGGGCCGGCCCGATGGGGCGCCGGTTGCTGACCAGCCTGGAGGCCCTGCGGGACCTTCCGGCGGTCGGAGATGTACGCGGGTTCGGAATGATGTGCGCGGTGGAACTGGTCGCCGACAAAAAGACCAAGGCCCCGGCGCTGGGGCTTGGAGCCCGGGTGCTCCAGGAGGCCCGGTCGAGAGGGCTACTGGCGCGCCTCCGGGTCGGATCGGCGGATCCTCCGATCGGGGACACGGTGTGCCTCGCTCCGCCGTTGATGACGCCGCCGGAGACGCTGGACAAGATCGGCGAGATCCTCAGGGCTGCGGTCATCGCCGCTACGCGGTAA